The nucleotide sequence CACGCCCAGCGCCTGCCGCGCGGCGATCATGCGCGCGACGATCTTCAGCTGCCCGCCCAGCGGCGTGCCGAAATCCCCCTGTACCGCCACGCCTTCCAGGGCGCTGCGCAACTGCGTATCGGCGCGGATGGAGCGGTCCAGCGTGGCGGCGATCTGCTGCTGGAACAAGTGCGGCCCGGGCCGGGTCAGCAGCGCGCGCAGCAGATCGGTGCACGCCGTGGAGCCATAGGTATCGCGCTGCAGGAGTTCGATCGGCGTGGAACCGGCCGGGCTGACGCGGTAGGCGGAGACGTGGCGGCCAGACAGCCATAGCGCGGTACCGCCCGCCGTGACATTGGCGAAGGTGCTATGGCCGTTGCCGGCCGCGAACAGGTCGGCCAGCCGCCCGGCCCAGCCGGAGGACGCGCCTTCCGGCGCCAGGCCCTGCCAGTAGGATTGCTGGTCGTTGTGCGAAAAAAGCTTGGGCGGCATGGGCACGCGCGCGCCGATGTATTCGGCCTTGGTGGTGGGCACCACCATGGGGCCGACGTTCAGCTGTACCGCCAGCACGCCGCGTTCGAACAGCGGCTTGAGCGGCGCGAGCGACGGCGCCAGCGCGTAGGCGCGGCCGGCGGCGCCATCGTCCGCGGATGCGCCGCGCGCGGCCGGCCGGCGCAGTACCGTCGCTTCCAGCTTGTCGCGCGCCAGCGCGATATCGGAGCGGATGCGGAAGTAGCGGGCATGGCTTTCCGCGTCGTAGGGCACAACGGTGTTGTACGGGTCATTGCCGCCGTACAGGAAGACGCATACCAGGGCCTTGTAGTCTTCGCCGGCCATGTCTGCCCGGCCCGCCGGCGCCGCTTGCGCGGCCGCTTCCGCGGCCGCGGCAAGGCGCGTGGCCAGCGGCATGGCGCCGCCCGCCACGCCGGCCGCGCCCAGGGCCGCGATGCGCTGCACGAACTCGCGGCGGGAAGAGGATGTCGTCATCGCTGCACCAGATAGTCGGGCGTGGCGGCCACCAGCGTGATGGCGGCGCGCACGCGGTCGAGCGGGCGCCCGGCGGGTATGGTCGCGACCGCCTGGGCGATGGCCGCCGCCGTATCGCGATCGAACACGTCGCCCGCCATCAGCAGCACGATCCGATCGACCAGGGCCTGCGTATCGCCCGCGATGGCGGCTTCCGCGGCGTAGGAGGTCTGCAGGTCCTCCCATCCGCGATCCACGTAGATGGCCACGAAGTTCAGATAGCCGGCCACGCTGGTCTCGTCGGTGATCTGCAGCTCGGGCGCCACCATCCCGCGCGCGGCGATGGGACTGCCCGGCGGCGTATAGCGCGGCCGGAAAAAATTGAACACCGACGCGGACCGCATGGGGCTTTGCGCCAGCCTGATCGTGTTGTCGGTGGTATCCGGCATGGCCCACTTGCCATTGTTGGAGGTCGCGCCGAAGGCTCGCGCCCAGGCGGCGAAGCGCACGATGGGTTCGCGCACCTTGCCCCAGGTGGGCGACGCCAGGTCCGGGAAGCGTGCCTCGCGGTCCAGCAGGATGGCGCGGACCACCGCGCGCAGGTTGCCGCGCCGGCCGCGGCCGTCGTCGGCGAATACGGCCGCCACCCGTCCGACGTAGGCGGGACTGGGATTGCTGGTCACCAGCCGCTGGATCAGCTGCGTGCCGATGAACGGCCCGACATTGGGATGCGCGCACAACACGTCCAGGGCCTTGTTCAGGGATGCGACGCCGCCGGTGCCGGCGGGGATCGTGGCGCCCAGGAAGCGCTTCTCCGCCATGGAGTGCAAGGCGGGGTTCAGGGCCATGGGCCGGCGGTGGAAGGCGACGTTTTCCTCGCTGCCGTTCAGGTCCCAGCCGGTGAACACCTTGGCCAGCCCGCGCACGTCGTCGTTGGTGTAGGTTTCGACGGGCTTGCCGTCCACCAGCCTGGGGGTGCCATCCGGGTTCAGCTCATACAGGCCGATGGTGAACAGCTGCATGACTTCGCGGGCGTAGTTCTCGTCCGGTTCGCGGCCGGTGCGCGGATCTTCCTTGCGATTGCCGCGGTAGGTCAGCATGCAGCCCATCGACAGGTTCAGCGTGACGGCCCCGAGCAAGGCGCGGAAGTCGCCCAGCCCGTGTTCGGCCAGGATGTCCATGAACGAGGCCGCGCCGAACAGCGGCCAGTTGGCCGTGATGGACGACACGCCGACCACGAAGATCTCCGACAGCGCGAAGGCGGTGCGGGTGCGCACCTGGTCGGGCGCCGAAATGAACTTGCGCCACAGCGTGGATTCCAGGGGCGCATTGATGCCGTTGCCCTTGTTGGCCTCGTTGTCCGCGCGGATGGACAGCAGCCAGTCGAAATGGGTTTGCGAGGGCGGCATGTCCAGTTGCTGGTCCAGCCACGCCGCATAGCCCATGCGGACCACGCGGTCGATCTCCGCCGGTGTCGGCCCGAAGGTGGCCTGGGCCAGGAAACGCGAGGCCTGCCCCGGCGTGGGGCGGGGATAGTCATTGCCCAGGGAAGCGGGATCGGCGCGCGGCGGCCGGGAAGCGGTCACGGACATGGCGGCATCGAAGCTACGACCCGGTCACCTTAGCCGCATCGCAGCATGCCCACAATCCGTACGCTTGGCCTAGGGGGTGCCACGGGCTACGCCATAGGGATTAAGACAGCGGGCCGTGCCGGCGCCGGCGGGGACGCCGCCCACATCGGGCTCCACCGTATGCATGAGGCACGAACCTTGCCGCCAGCCGCCTGGCCAACTCATCCTTGGGGGAAAAGGCATGACAGAAGACGCATCCCGCTACGCACGCGCCGAGGTCCTGCGCACCCTCTGGCACGCCCTGTGGAAGTACCGCAAGCGGGCCGCCGCCGCCCTGGTGCTGCTGGTGCTGGCCAAGGCCTTCGCGGTGGCCGTCCCCGTCGCCCTGAAGATGGTGGTCGACGAGCTGAGCGTACCGGGGGCCGTGCTGACACTGCCGGTCTTCCTGCTCATCGGCTATACGCTGCTGCGCTTCGCGGGCGGCCTGTTCACGGAACTGCGCGACATTGTCTTTTCCCCGGTGGCGCAAGCCACGGTGGCCGATTTCAACCTGCGCATCTTCGAACACCTGCAGCGCCTGGGCGCGCGCTTCCATGCCAACCGGCAGACCGGCACGCTGGCGCGCGATGTCGAGCGCGGCACCAACGGCATCGGCTTCCTGATGGGCACGGCGCTGTTCACCCTGTTGCCGACGCTGGTGGAGATCGCCTCGGTGGTGGTGATCCTGGTGGGCGCCTACGACCTGTGGTTCGCCGCCATCGTGGGCGCGACCTTTGTCATGTACGCCACGGTCACCTATGTCCTGACCAAGCGGCGCATCTTCTACCAGCGCATGATCAACGAGCTGGATTCGGCCGCCGGCGGGCGCATGGTCGACAGCCTGCTCAACTACGAATCCGTCAAGGTCTACACCAACGAAGCGGGCGAATCGCGCCGCCTGCGCGAGCTGCTGGACCGTTGGCGCGCGGTGGGCATCGACAACCAGCGGGCCCTGTCCACCCTGCATATTTCGCAAAGCGCCGTCATCGCGCTGGGCGTGGGCGCCGTCATGCTGCTGGCGGGCGTGCAGGTAACCGGCCGCGCGATGTCGGTCGGCGACCTGGTCCTGGTCAACGCCTACATCATCCAGATCTGCCTGCCGCTGAACACGCTGGGGCTGGTGTTCCGCCAGACCAAGGAAGCCATGATCAACGCGGAACGGGTGTGCACGCTGCTGCGCCTGCCCCCCGAGACCGATCCCGCCACGCCGCTGCTGCCCTTCGAGCCCACGCGCGGGGAGCTGCGCTTCGATCACGTCAACTTCAGCTATGAACCCGGCCGCCAGATACTGTGGGACATCAGCCTGCATGTGCCGCCCGGCGGGACGCTGGCGGTGGTGGGCGGCAGCGGCTCGGGCAAGTCCACGCTGGGCCGGCTGCTCTTCCGCTTCTACGAGGCGGACTCCGGCCGCATCACCGTGGACGGCATGGACGTGCGGTCCGTCGATCCCACCCGCCTGCGGCGCTACCTGGGCATCGTGCCCCAGGACACCATGCTCTTCAACGACACCATCGCCTACAACATCGGCTACGGCAGGCAGGGCGCGTCGATGGCCGACATCATCGAGGCCGCCAAGGGCGCGCGGCTGAACGACTTCGTGCAAAGCCTGCCGGCGCAATACGAAACCGTGGTGGGAGAACGCGGCGTGAAACTGTCCGGCGGCGAACGGCAGCGCATCGCGATCGCGCGCGCCATCCTGAAGAACCCGCCCATCCTGCTGTTCGACGAAGCGACTTCCGCCCTGGACACGCGGACCGAGCGCGCCATCCAGGAAGAACTGGACCGCATCGCCCAGGGCCGCACGACCCTGATCATTGCGCATCGGCTGTCCACCGTGGTGGATGCGGACGAGATCGTCGTACTGGAACACGGCCGGGTCGCGGAGCGCGGCAAGCACCAGGAGCTGCTGGCGCGCCAAGGTATCTATGCCCAGATGTGGGCCTTGCAGCGGCAACAAAGCGAGCTGGAACAGGCGGGGACGCGGCAAGCGGCGCAGCCCGTCAACCTGGCTGCGCTGGTCGCCGCGGTGCTGGATGGCATACGCCAGGTCATCGACGAAAAAGGCGTCACGCTATTCACGGAGCTCAGCATGGAGAACGCGCGCGTCACCGGCGATCCCAGCGTGCTGCAGCAGACCATCTGGGACATGTGCCTGAACGCCATCGCCGCCACGCCGGCCGGCGGCCGCATCGAGCTGAGCCTGCGGCGCGCGCAGGACTGCGCGCGGCTGGCGGTGACCGACGGGCGCCTGCCGCCGGCCGACTCGGCCGCGCTGGATACCGCCGACCAGATGAACGCCGTGCTGGCGGACAGGCCGCCGCTGGATGCCGCGCGGACCCGCGCCGAGATCGCCAGGTTCGGCGGGCGTTTCGGCAGCGATACCGCGGCGATGGGTCCCAGCCATACCTATTGGCTGGAGATGCCCCTGCGCGTGGCCACGCCCGCCCTGCCCTTCGTCGGCCCGGTGCCGCCGGTGTCGCTGCACGGGGCACGAATCTTCCTGGTGGACGACAGCGAGGAAGAACGCGCGCGCGTGAGCGCCGCGCTGCAGGCCGCCGGCGCCACCGTGCGCGACTTCAAGGCCGGCGCGGCCTTGCTGGAGCAACTGCGCGACACCCCGACCGACGGCTGGCCCAACGCGCTGATCTGCGACGTCACGCTGGACGACATGGACGGCTACGCGATGGTGGGCGAGGTGCGCAAGCTGGAGGCGGATCGCGGCATCGCGCTGGCGCAACGCCTGCCGGCCATCGCGATCTCCGGCCATACCGCTTCCGAGGGCAGGCTGCGCGCACTGATGGCCGGCTACCAGACGCATTGCTCGCGTCCCGCGGATACCGACACGGTGATCCGGACCACGGCGCGCCTCATGAGCGAAAAGCCCGTGGCGTGACGGCGGCGCAGCGGCCAGCGAAGCATGCACGGATGAGGACGCGCGCCCCTGGAGCCCGCCGGCATCTCATGAGTGAGATGTGCCAACGCTTGTAAAGGGTACCGGCCCCGTACGCGCATGGCATGCATGAGCGAAGCTGCGCATCCTTGAACCGTTACAAGAGAACCGTTACACGCCTTGCGATATAACGGCACGGCCCTTGCGGTTCTCCCCATGCCCGAGCAGAGGATTAGTCAAACCCCCACGCAGCCCGCTGCGTGTGACCCGGCTTGGTTCTCAGCGGCCCGATACATCGACCGGTATGGAGAGGACTATGCGAAGAATCGCGATCGTAAGTGAACATGCGTCGCCGCTGGCATTGGCCGGAAGCGTCGATAGCGGCGGCCAGAATATTTACGTCGCGCAAATCGCCCGGCATTTCGCCCGGCTTGGCAATCAGGTCGATGTCTATACCCGCGCCGACAGCAGGCGCCTGCCGGCCGTGGTCGCCTGGGAGGACAACGTCCGCATCATCCACGTGCCCGCCGGCCCCGCCCGGCAGATACCGAAAGAGCAGTTGCTGCCCCATATGGGCGCCTTCGGCGATTTCCTGCATCGTCAGTTCTCCAGCCAGCCGCGGCGCTACGACATCGTGCACGCCAACTTCTTCATGTCGGCGCTGGCGGCGATGCCGGCTGCCCGCGCATGCGGCATTCCCTTCGCCGTCACCTTCCATGCCCTGGGACGCGTGCGCCGCCGGTTCCAGAAGGAAGCGGATCTGTTTCCCGAATGCCGCTTCGATATCGAGGACGACGTCATCCGGCGCGCCGACCGCGTCATCGCCGAATGCCCGCAGGACAGGCAGGACATGATGGAGCTGTACGGCGCCGATCCCGGCCGCATATCCATCGTGCCCTGCGGCTACGATCCCGCCGAAATGCAGCCCATGGACCGGGCCCGCGCGCGCACCGAACTCGGATGGAACGACAACCGCTTCACCCTGCTGCAATTGGGCCGCATGGTGCCGCGCAAGGGCGTGGACAACGTGATCCGCGCGCTGGCCCGGCTGCGGTCGCGGCATGGCATCGATGCGCGGCTATGCGTGGTCGGCGGCAACAGCCCCACGCCGTCGGAAACCGCGACGCCGGAGCTGGCGCGGCTGCGCGCCATCGCGCGCGAGGAAGGCGTGCTGCCCCATGTGGAATTCACGGGGCAACGCGACCGCCTGCAGCTGCGCGCCTATTACTGCGCCAGCGATGTCTTCGTGACCACGCCCTGGTACGAGCCCTTCGGCATTACGCCGCTCGAAGCCATGGCCTGCGGGCGCCCGGTGGTGGGCTCGGACACCGGCGGCATCCGCTATTCGGTCCTGGACGGTCACACCGGATGGCTGGTGCCGCCCAAAGATCCCGACGCGCTGGCCGACCGCCTGGCGCTGCTGGCGCGCGACAGCCTGTTGCGGCGGCGCATGGGCGAAGCCGGCCTGAAGCGCGCGCGCGAACTGTTTACGTGGGAACAGGTCAGCCAGCAACTGCTGGACGTGTTCGAACAGATCATGGCGCCGGAGACCCTGCCCGACGCCGTCCCCGCGCCCGCGGATACCGCGCGCGCCATTGCCTGAGGAGCAGCCTGAATGCGTGATACCGATTCATCGACCCTGTCCGGACGCGTCGCCCTGGTGACCGGCGGCGGCAGCGGCCTGGGCAAGGCCATTTGCGAAACGCTCGCCGAGGACGGCGTGCGCGTGATCGTCGCGGACTACAACGCCGACGCGGCGGAGCGCGTGGCGCGCGCCCTGCCGGGAGAACGCGGCGACGCGCTGCACCTGGACGTGGGCGACGCGGAACAGGTGCGACGGGCGCTGCGCCAGATCGTGGAGCGCCACGACAGGCTGGACATCCTGATCAATAACGCGGGCGTGGACGTGACGGCGCCGCTCGAAGAACTGCAGGTCGGCGACTGGGACCGCGTGGTCCGCACCAATCTGACGGGCCCCTTCCTGGTTTCCAAGTTCGGCCTGGAGCATCTGAAGAATGGCGGCCACATCGTCAACATCGCCTCCACGGCGGCGCGGCGGGCCTGGCCCAACGCGGCCGTGTACCACGCCACGAAGTGGGGCTTGATGGGGTTGTCGCATGCGCTGCACGCGGAGCTGCGCCCCAAGGGCATCAAGGTATCGGCCGTCATCGCCGGCGGCATGCGCACGCCTTTCCTGCTGGAACGCTTTCCGGACATCGACCCCGGCGTGCTGCAGGACCCCGCCAACGTCGCGCGCGCCGTGCGCTTCGTGTTGATGCAGCCCGAGGAGACCGTGGTGCCGGAAGTCATGGTCCTGCCGATGCGCGAGACCTCGTGGCCATGATGAAGCCCGCCGTCTTCCTGGACAAGGATGGCACCCTGCTGACCGACATGCCCTACAACGTCGACCCCGGGCGCATGGCCTGGGCGCCCGGCGCGCGCGAGGGCGTCGAACTGCTGGGCCGCCTGGGCCATCCGCTGATCGTCATCAGCAACCAGCCCGGTGTCGCGCTGGGGCATTTCGACGAAGACGCGCTCGGCGCCGTGCGCCGGCGCCTGGCGGTCATGTTCCGCGTCCAGGGGGCCAGGCTGGCCGGTTTCTACTACTGCCCGCACCACCCCCAGGGCAAGAACCCGGCGTACGCCCTGTCCTGCGTCTGCCGCAAGCCCATGCCCGGGCTGCTGCGCCTGGCGGCGGCCGACCACGGCATAGACCTGCGGGCCTCCTGGTTCGTGGGCGACATCCTGAACGACGTGGAAGCGGGCGCGCGCGCCGGCTGCCACACCGTCCTGCTGGACAACGGGCACGAAACCGAATGGGTGCGCGGCCGCTGGCGCACCCCGGACGATGTGGCGCCCGACCTATTCATGGCCGCGCGGCTGATCGCGCAGAAACTCCGCACGGCGCCCGCGCGGGGGAAGGAGACGGCATGACCGCACCCACCGGCCCGGCTTCGGCCTGTGTTCCCGCCTTCGGCATCGACGGCGCGCGGCCGGAGGCCGCGGCCCAGGCGCACGCCGGCTGGCGACAGGCGCGCAATGTACTGTGCATCCGCCTGGACAATATGGGCGACGTGTTGATGACGACGCCGGCACTGCGCGCCCTGAAGGCCGCCGTGCCCGGTCGCCGGCTGACCTTGCTGGCCTCGCGCTCCGGCGCGGCGGTCGCGCCCCACGTGCCGGAGATCGACGCGCTCATCGTGCACGAGGCGGCCTGGGTGAAGAACGCCGGCAGCCCGCCGGAAGCCTTCCATGCCATCGTGGAACGCTTGCGGCAGGGCCGGTTCGACGGTGCGGTCATTTTCACCGTCTACAGCCAGAGCGCCCTGCCGGCGGCCCTGATGTGCCATGCCGCCGGCATCCCGCGTGTGCTGGCCTATAGCCGCGAGAATCCCTACCACCTGATCAGCGACTGGGCCCGCGAGATCGAGCCCCTGCCCGAACCGCGGCATGAGGTGCAGCGCCAGCTGGACCTGGTCGCGACCGTCGGCGCGACCGCGGCCGACACCCGCCTGTCTTTCCAGGTGCGCGAGCCCGACCACCAGGCGCTGGACCGGGTGCTGCGCGAGCACGCGGTGGCCGCGTCCCAGGGCTGGGTGCTGGCGCATTGCGGCGCCACCGCGGAATCCCGGCGCTATCCGGCATCGCTATTCGCCCAGGCCATCGATATGCTGGCCGGCGCCGGCGAGTCGGTGATCCTGACCGGATCCCGCGACGAACGCGCCCTGGTCGACGAAGTCGTGGCGCGCAGCGGCGATCCCGGCAAACTGGTGAACCTGGCCGGCCGCCTGACGCTGGGCGAGCTCGGCGCCCTGATTTCACGCGCGGGCGTCCTGGTGTCCAACAACAGCGGCCCCGTGCACATGGCGGCGGCCCTGGGCACGCCGGTCGTCGATCTCTACGCCCTGACCAATCCGCAGCACACGCCGTGGGAAGTCGCGCACCGCCTGCTATACCGCGACGTGCCCTGCAAATACTGCTATCGCAGCGTGTGCCCCCTGGGCCATCACGCCTGCCTGAGCGCGGTCGACCCCGCGCAAGTGGCGCAAGCCGCGTTCGAGCTGCTGGAAAGCCATCCCCCCGCGCGCATGCCGATCATGATCGAGGCGGCCTGACGCCGACACCGCGCGACTCATCGAACAACGAGCATCGGAAGGACGACGTCATGTACACACTGGGTATCAATGCCGCATTCCACGACTGTTCCGCCGCGCTGCTGCGCGACGGCGAAGTGCTGGCGGCCGCCGAGGAAGAACGCTTCACCCGCGTGAAGCACGGCAAGCGGCCCGTGCCGTTCACCGCATGGCAGCTGCCCTATCACGCCA is from Bordetella bronchialis and encodes:
- a CDS encoding DUF1501 domain-containing protein, whose product is MTTSSSRREFVQRIAALGAAGVAGGAMPLATRLAAAAEAAAQAAPAGRADMAGEDYKALVCVFLYGGNDPYNTVVPYDAESHARYFRIRSDIALARDKLEATVLRRPAARGASADDGAAGRAYALAPSLAPLKPLFERGVLAVQLNVGPMVVPTTKAEYIGARVPMPPKLFSHNDQQSYWQGLAPEGASSGWAGRLADLFAAGNGHSTFANVTAGGTALWLSGRHVSAYRVSPAGSTPIELLQRDTYGSTACTDLLRALLTRPGPHLFQQQIAATLDRSIRADTQLRSALEGVAVQGDFGTPLGGQLKIVARMIAARQALGVRRQVFFVSQNGYDNHDGLNGTHPGLLRELGGALAAFQQAMAALGVEDRVTTFTASEFGRTLVSNGDGSDHGWGGHHFILGGAVRGGRFYGTQPEWDIEGPGYVDHGRLLPSTSVEEFGATLGAWFGAGAGALDDVFPHLRNFGNRDLGFMRRA
- a CDS encoding DUF1800 domain-containing protein — protein: MSVTASRPPRADPASLGNDYPRPTPGQASRFLAQATFGPTPAEIDRVVRMGYAAWLDQQLDMPPSQTHFDWLLSIRADNEANKGNGINAPLESTLWRKFISAPDQVRTRTAFALSEIFVVGVSSITANWPLFGAASFMDILAEHGLGDFRALLGAVTLNLSMGCMLTYRGNRKEDPRTGREPDENYAREVMQLFTIGLYELNPDGTPRLVDGKPVETYTNDDVRGLAKVFTGWDLNGSEENVAFHRRPMALNPALHSMAEKRFLGATIPAGTGGVASLNKALDVLCAHPNVGPFIGTQLIQRLVTSNPSPAYVGRVAAVFADDGRGRRGNLRAVVRAILLDREARFPDLASPTWGKVREPIVRFAAWARAFGATSNNGKWAMPDTTDNTIRLAQSPMRSASVFNFFRPRYTPPGSPIAARGMVAPELQITDETSVAGYLNFVAIYVDRGWEDLQTSYAAEAAIAGDTQALVDRIVLLMAGDVFDRDTAAAIAQAVATIPAGRPLDRVRAAITLVAATPDYLVQR
- a CDS encoding ABC transporter transmembrane domain-containing protein, yielding MTEDASRYARAEVLRTLWHALWKYRKRAAAALVLLVLAKAFAVAVPVALKMVVDELSVPGAVLTLPVFLLIGYTLLRFAGGLFTELRDIVFSPVAQATVADFNLRIFEHLQRLGARFHANRQTGTLARDVERGTNGIGFLMGTALFTLLPTLVEIASVVVILVGAYDLWFAAIVGATFVMYATVTYVLTKRRIFYQRMINELDSAAGGRMVDSLLNYESVKVYTNEAGESRRLRELLDRWRAVGIDNQRALSTLHISQSAVIALGVGAVMLLAGVQVTGRAMSVGDLVLVNAYIIQICLPLNTLGLVFRQTKEAMINAERVCTLLRLPPETDPATPLLPFEPTRGELRFDHVNFSYEPGRQILWDISLHVPPGGTLAVVGGSGSGKSTLGRLLFRFYEADSGRITVDGMDVRSVDPTRLRRYLGIVPQDTMLFNDTIAYNIGYGRQGASMADIIEAAKGARLNDFVQSLPAQYETVVGERGVKLSGGERQRIAIARAILKNPPILLFDEATSALDTRTERAIQEELDRIAQGRTTLIIAHRLSTVVDADEIVVLEHGRVAERGKHQELLARQGIYAQMWALQRQQSELEQAGTRQAAQPVNLAALVAAVLDGIRQVIDEKGVTLFTELSMENARVTGDPSVLQQTIWDMCLNAIAATPAGGRIELSLRRAQDCARLAVTDGRLPPADSAALDTADQMNAVLADRPPLDAARTRAEIARFGGRFGSDTAAMGPSHTYWLEMPLRVATPALPFVGPVPPVSLHGARIFLVDDSEEERARVSAALQAAGATVRDFKAGAALLEQLRDTPTDGWPNALICDVTLDDMDGYAMVGEVRKLEADRGIALAQRLPAIAISGHTASEGRLRALMAGYQTHCSRPADTDTVIRTTARLMSEKPVA
- a CDS encoding glycosyltransferase, with amino-acid sequence MRRIAIVSEHASPLALAGSVDSGGQNIYVAQIARHFARLGNQVDVYTRADSRRLPAVVAWEDNVRIIHVPAGPARQIPKEQLLPHMGAFGDFLHRQFSSQPRRYDIVHANFFMSALAAMPAARACGIPFAVTFHALGRVRRRFQKEADLFPECRFDIEDDVIRRADRVIAECPQDRQDMMELYGADPGRISIVPCGYDPAEMQPMDRARARTELGWNDNRFTLLQLGRMVPRKGVDNVIRALARLRSRHGIDARLCVVGGNSPTPSETATPELARLRAIAREEGVLPHVEFTGQRDRLQLRAYYCASDVFVTTPWYEPFGITPLEAMACGRPVVGSDTGGIRYSVLDGHTGWLVPPKDPDALADRLALLARDSLLRRRMGEAGLKRARELFTWEQVSQQLLDVFEQIMAPETLPDAVPAPADTARAIA
- a CDS encoding SDR family oxidoreductase, translating into MRDTDSSTLSGRVALVTGGGSGLGKAICETLAEDGVRVIVADYNADAAERVARALPGERGDALHLDVGDAEQVRRALRQIVERHDRLDILINNAGVDVTAPLEELQVGDWDRVVRTNLTGPFLVSKFGLEHLKNGGHIVNIASTAARRAWPNAAVYHATKWGLMGLSHALHAELRPKGIKVSAVIAGGMRTPFLLERFPDIDPGVLQDPANVARAVRFVLMQPEETVVPEVMVLPMRETSWP
- a CDS encoding D-glycero-alpha-D-manno-heptose-1,7-bisphosphate 7-phosphatase, which encodes MMKPAVFLDKDGTLLTDMPYNVDPGRMAWAPGAREGVELLGRLGHPLIVISNQPGVALGHFDEDALGAVRRRLAVMFRVQGARLAGFYYCPHHPQGKNPAYALSCVCRKPMPGLLRLAAADHGIDLRASWFVGDILNDVEAGARAGCHTVLLDNGHETEWVRGRWRTPDDVAPDLFMAARLIAQKLRTAPARGKETA
- a CDS encoding glycosyltransferase family 9 protein, with the protein product MTAPTGPASACVPAFGIDGARPEAAAQAHAGWRQARNVLCIRLDNMGDVLMTTPALRALKAAVPGRRLTLLASRSGAAVAPHVPEIDALIVHEAAWVKNAGSPPEAFHAIVERLRQGRFDGAVIFTVYSQSALPAALMCHAAGIPRVLAYSRENPYHLISDWAREIEPLPEPRHEVQRQLDLVATVGATAADTRLSFQVREPDHQALDRVLREHAVAASQGWVLAHCGATAESRRYPASLFAQAIDMLAGAGESVILTGSRDERALVDEVVARSGDPGKLVNLAGRLTLGELGALISRAGVLVSNNSGPVHMAAALGTPVVDLYALTNPQHTPWEVAHRLLYRDVPCKYCYRSVCPLGHHACLSAVDPAQVAQAAFELLESHPPARMPIMIEAA